The following are encoded together in the Pleurocapsa sp. FMAR1 genome:
- a CDS encoding glycosyltransferase family 4 protein: MKILISAYSCQPGQGSEQGVGWNVAQAVAKYHDVWVLTRPDEGKEAIEAELAGNPDLKLHFVYFTLPIWGGGWKWKFGSMQLHYYLWQIQAYFVARNLHRQIGFDLAHHVTFVKYSRPSFLSLLPIPFVWGPVGGGEFAPKAFWQDFSLSNKIHELARLFACWFFELDPFVRMTARRSVLAKATTEDTATKVRNLQASKVDIELAIGLSSQEIALLAKNLPAPSSEIRFLSVGRLLHWKGFYLGLRAFARANLTDGEYWIIGDGPEINKLEQLAENLGIARQVKFWKELPREETLLQLSKCTALVHPSLHDSGAGVCLEAMAAGLPVLCLNIGGPAVQVTEQTGFKILADNPQQAVEDLAEAMIKLSQNPQLAIALGEAGRKRVLECFSWEVKGRSLAKLYEQIVIQ, translated from the coding sequence ATGAAAATTCTTATATCGGCATATTCTTGCCAACCTGGACAAGGTTCAGAACAAGGAGTAGGTTGGAATGTGGCACAGGCAGTGGCTAAATACCACGATGTTTGGGTGTTGACTAGACCTGATGAAGGAAAAGAAGCGATCGAAGCAGAGCTTGCTGGTAACCCAGATCTCAAATTGCATTTTGTCTATTTTACTCTGCCAATTTGGGGCGGGGGTTGGAAATGGAAATTTGGTTCGATGCAGCTTCACTATTATCTCTGGCAAATTCAAGCTTATTTTGTAGCGCGTAATCTTCACCGTCAGATTGGCTTCGACCTAGCACATCATGTCACTTTTGTTAAATATTCAAGACCTAGTTTTTTATCTTTGCTGCCCATTCCCTTTGTCTGGGGACCCGTTGGTGGTGGTGAATTTGCACCAAAAGCTTTTTGGCAAGATTTTAGTTTAAGCAATAAAATTCACGAACTCGCACGCCTGTTTGCCTGTTGGTTTTTTGAACTCGATCCCTTTGTACGGATGACTGCTAGACGTAGCGTGCTGGCTAAAGCAACTACTGAGGATACGGCTACAAAAGTTCGTAACTTGCAAGCTTCCAAAGTGGATATCGAACTAGCGATCGGTTTGTCTAGTCAAGAAATTGCCTTATTGGCTAAAAACCTTCCAGCACCTAGTTCTGAGATTAGATTTCTCTCTGTTGGCAGACTGCTGCATTGGAAAGGTTTTTATTTGGGGTTACGAGCATTTGCTAGAGCAAATTTGACTGATGGTGAATACTGGATCATTGGCGATGGTCCAGAAATAAACAAACTAGAGCAACTAGCTGAAAATTTAGGAATTGCTCGACAAGTAAAATTCTGGAAAGAATTACCACGAGAAGAGACATTGTTGCAATTAAGCAAATGTACGGCATTAGTTCACCCCAGCTTACACGATTCAGGAGCAGGAGTTTGTCTAGAAGCTATGGCAGCAGGTTTACCCGTTCTCTGCTTAAATATAGGAGGACCCGCAGTTCAGGTGACCGAACAAACTGGTTTTAAAATTCTTGCTGATAATCCCCAACAAGCAGTAGAAGATCTGGCGGAGGCTATGATTAAACTATCGCAAAATCCACAATTGGCGATCGCTCTAGGCGAAGCGGGACGTAAAAGAGTTCTTGAATGCTTTTCTTGGGAAGTAAAAGGACGCTCTTTAGCAAAGCTTTACGAACAAATAGTAATTCAATAA
- a CDS encoding glycosyltransferase family 4 protein translates to MHQEKKLVKRIAIARRERGNALSMDVYADNLIAGLRTIRPHWEIIEVAPQPWSSDPEDSWHSGNPVQKYYERFWRHPLAVSRTKVDLFHIIDHTDGHIARWLTKLGKPIAITCHDLVQYVYPEILKDQSRLPALSMASWRYSVGGMKLADCIIAVSSNTKKDVISMLDISSDKITTIPNGVDAQFRVIKSDRIWKQKHQHTTSSEEICLLNVGSTHQRKNIFTILKVLETLIQKGLPVRLWKVGSNFTAEQQAYICDRQLESQITCFGYPDRETLVELYNAADLLLAPSLYEGFGLTILEAMACGTPVVTSNVSSVPEVVGDAAISLDPMDIKAITESILQLQNNNYRQDLVQKGLARAKQFTWKQTAENTASVYEQLLF, encoded by the coding sequence TTGCATCAAGAAAAAAAGTTAGTCAAGCGAATTGCGATCGCTCGTAGAGAAAGAGGCAACGCTTTGAGCATGGATGTTTATGCTGATAATTTGATCGCTGGGTTGAGAACCATTCGTCCCCATTGGGAGATTATAGAAGTCGCGCCTCAACCCTGGAGTAGCGATCCTGAAGATTCATGGCATTCTGGCAATCCTGTACAGAAATACTACGAACGTTTTTGGCGACATCCTCTGGCTGTTAGCCGCACAAAAGTAGACTTATTCCACATCATCGACCATACAGATGGACATATTGCTCGTTGGTTGACCAAACTAGGTAAACCCATTGCGATCACTTGTCATGACTTAGTTCAATACGTCTATCCTGAAATTTTGAAAGATCAATCTCGTTTGCCAGCCTTGAGTATGGCATCTTGGCGTTATTCAGTAGGGGGAATGAAATTAGCAGACTGTATTATTGCTGTATCAAGTAATACAAAAAAAGATGTTATATCTATGTTAGATATCAGTAGCGACAAAATAACGACAATACCTAACGGAGTTGATGCTCAATTTCGAGTCATAAAAAGCGATCGCATCTGGAAGCAAAAACATCAACACACAACATCCTCAGAGGAAATCTGTTTGCTTAATGTCGGTTCAACTCATCAACGTAAAAATATTTTTACTATTTTAAAGGTCTTAGAAACTTTAATCCAAAAGGGACTACCCGTTCGTTTATGGAAAGTTGGCAGTAATTTTACCGCCGAGCAACAGGCTTATATCTGCGATCGTCAACTCGAATCACAGATAACTTGCTTCGGATATCCCGATCGAGAAACTCTGGTCGAATTATATAATGCTGCCGATTTATTGTTAGCTCCTTCACTATACGAGGGATTTGGGCTAACTATTTTAGAAGCGATGGCTTGTGGAACGCCCGTAGTTACTTCCAATGTTTCTTCTGTGCCAGAAGTAGTTGGCGATGCAGCTATCTCCCTCGATCCTATGGATATAAAAGCCATAACTGAGTCAATCTTGCAGCTTCAAAATAATAATTATCGCCAAGACCTAGTACAAAAAGGTTTGGCAAGAGCAAAACAATTTACTTGGAAACAAACTGCTGAGAATACAGCTTCTGTCTACGAGCAGCTTTTATTCTGA
- a CDS encoding GumC family protein → MNTNYSSKIANIAPNAQLHELYEAEEGGLNLSALKEILWRRLPLITCVTAVVSSLAFVQAMNRTPIYQSSFEILSEPVTIETTVTSSSRETTEAVTSVKLDDVQIKTLKSPGIIDSVIKQLQPAYPEINYASIISTLDLESANEEETVLEVTYKHPDSKLVKDVLDTLATVYLDYSLQKRQSGLSRGLEFLDQQIPILQAKVDRLNLQIQQIRQKHNFIKPEIQGENLSVRLEDLTKEQLLNKSQLNQAKWNDSVVQKEVAQEPTKATTAMQFGTDRYNKLLEDLRGVDRQIANKSAIFTNGSAELQVLFAEKKEILSLIDQEGKVVEQKLANQISSLEEQNKDIDQDIIDLKQEIKDWSGVTQDYEEIQRQITITVRQLNELLVQRESLKIESAQKEAPWRLLTAVGDPQTDSASTVNFVVLGTLFGLLVGVGLALALDKYQNIVHTSSQLKRVTDLPILGMIPFDRSSTKSSLEQEMSLLMKPDSIADKSAMQVYKRNSALSDILTLSIEPFRFFGANLGLFAANSTLRSFIITSAMPGEGKSTVALNLAKTAAIMGKRVLLVDTDMRSISRISKSIPLANNFGLTDLVLKPNLDLRDVVQKSFLEENLFILSSGSQAMTTDPGKLFVSKKITEVMKTAEQNFDLVIYDVSSIVNYADVSLLATKTDGVVLVTGLGKLQNVNLKEAMNRLNVSNIPVLGIVVNELMKRN, encoded by the coding sequence ATGAATACAAATTATTCTTCTAAAATCGCTAATATTGCTCCAAATGCTCAATTACATGAGCTATATGAAGCAGAAGAGGGAGGGCTGAACTTAAGTGCTCTTAAAGAAATCCTGTGGCGGAGATTACCCTTAATTACGTGTGTTACAGCAGTTGTATCGTCTTTGGCTTTTGTGCAAGCCATGAATCGGACTCCTATTTACCAATCTAGTTTTGAAATTCTCTCCGAACCAGTAACCATTGAAACTACAGTAACTTCTTCTTCAAGAGAAACAACTGAAGCAGTGACGTCAGTAAAATTAGATGACGTACAAATAAAAACTCTCAAAAGTCCTGGGATAATTGATTCTGTCATCAAGCAATTACAACCAGCCTATCCCGAAATTAATTATGCTTCGATTATTAGTACTTTAGATCTTGAATCTGCCAACGAAGAAGAAACTGTTTTAGAAGTTACTTACAAGCATCCTGACAGTAAACTTGTTAAAGATGTCTTAGATACCTTGGCAACAGTTTATCTGGATTATAGTTTGCAAAAAAGACAATCTGGATTGAGTCGAGGTCTAGAATTTTTGGATCAGCAAATTCCCATATTACAAGCAAAAGTCGATCGGCTCAATTTGCAAATACAACAAATAAGACAAAAACATAACTTTATCAAACCAGAAATTCAAGGAGAGAACTTATCAGTTAGACTTGAAGATCTCACGAAAGAACAACTACTCAATAAATCACAATTAAATCAAGCAAAATGGAATGACAGTGTTGTTCAAAAAGAAGTAGCACAAGAACCAACTAAAGCAACTACAGCAATGCAGTTTGGTACCGATCGTTACAACAAACTATTAGAGGATTTGCGAGGAGTAGATCGTCAAATAGCTAACAAATCGGCAATTTTTACCAATGGTAGCGCAGAATTACAGGTGTTATTTGCGGAAAAAAAAGAAATTCTCTCTTTAATCGATCAAGAAGGAAAAGTTGTCGAACAAAAACTAGCTAATCAAATTTCTTCTTTAGAAGAGCAAAATAAAGATATTGATCAAGACATCATAGATCTTAAACAAGAAATTAAGGACTGGTCGGGAGTTACTCAAGACTACGAAGAAATTCAGCGACAAATAACTATTACCGTCAGACAGCTTAATGAACTCCTAGTTCAAAGAGAATCCTTAAAAATCGAGTCCGCTCAAAAAGAAGCTCCCTGGAGATTGTTGACCGCCGTAGGAGATCCGCAAACTGATTCTGCAAGTACAGTTAATTTCGTTGTTTTAGGTACACTTTTCGGTTTATTAGTAGGTGTAGGTCTGGCGCTCGCTTTGGATAAATATCAAAATATTGTTCATACCTCATCTCAACTTAAACGAGTTACCGATCTGCCAATACTAGGAATGATTCCCTTTGATCGATCCTCGACAAAATCATCTCTTGAACAAGAGATGAGCTTATTAATGAAACCAGATAGCATAGCAGATAAATCGGCAATGCAAGTATACAAGCGAAATTCGGCTTTATCTGATATTTTAACTCTATCAATCGAACCTTTTCGGTTTTTTGGTGCTAATTTAGGTTTATTTGCAGCAAATAGTACTCTTCGTTCTTTCATAATTACCTCTGCTATGCCTGGAGAAGGAAAATCCACCGTAGCGCTCAATCTAGCTAAAACTGCCGCCATTATGGGTAAGCGAGTCTTGCTTGTAGATACGGATATGCGGAGTATTAGCAGAATTAGTAAGAGTATCCCTTTAGCTAACAACTTTGGTTTAACAGATCTCGTCTTGAAACCAAACTTAGATTTGCGTGATGTCGTTCAAAAATCTTTTTTAGAAGAAAATTTATTTATTCTTTCTAGTGGTAGTCAAGCTATGACTACCGATCCAGGAAAATTATTTGTATCAAAAAAAATTACAGAGGTGATGAAAACAGCCGAACAAAATTTCGATTTAGTTATTTACGATGTATCTTCAATTGTTAACTATGCAGATGTCAGTTTGTTAGCTACAAAAACTGACGGTGTTGTTTTAGTGACGGGATTAGGTAAGTTGCAAAACGTAAATTTAAAAGAAGCTATGAACCGATTAAATGTATCTAACATTCCTGTTCTTGGCATAGTCGTCAATGAATTAATGAAACGCAACTAG
- a CDS encoding WecB/TagA/CpsF family glycosyltransferase: MLRWARTKESKTICLANVHMLMEAYWDKSFAEVLEEADMVTPDGMPLVWMLQKLGIYNQNRVAGLDVFVNLCELAQQCQIRVYCVGSQPEVLGKMKHRLEEEYPVLQIAGMETLPQITIEEIVKNVDDFLIDRINESGAGIVFVCLGCPKQEIWMRQHQGKIKAVMVGVGAVFSMYAGLNPRAPYLLQKAGLEWLYRLLQEPQRLWYRYGKTIPPFLYLAIKQLLIPCQDNLEQVCRSFVDGNMVVDVVDISDLNSSPILLGEILVRQSLLTQEILEKALLEQTQTPSLKLGEILVKKDLISVTQLRYYLKNQRIKLGEILVEQKVITLAKINAIVRLQKQKNKKLGEILVELNIVSKKQIKMALMEQYWRRKGLWLM; the protein is encoded by the coding sequence ATGCTTCGATGGGCAAGAACAAAAGAAAGTAAGACTATTTGTTTGGCTAATGTTCATATGCTAATGGAAGCGTACTGGGATAAAAGTTTTGCTGAGGTTCTAGAAGAAGCGGACATGGTAACTCCCGATGGAATGCCTTTAGTTTGGATGTTGCAAAAACTAGGAATATACAACCAGAATCGTGTAGCAGGATTAGATGTCTTTGTTAACCTCTGTGAACTAGCTCAACAATGTCAAATTCGAGTTTATTGTGTTGGTTCACAACCTGAAGTTTTAGGCAAAATGAAGCACAGGCTGGAAGAGGAATATCCAGTATTACAAATCGCTGGGATGGAAACTTTACCGCAGATCACCATTGAAGAAATTGTCAAAAATGTAGACGATTTTTTAATTGATCGCATTAATGAAAGCGGGGCGGGAATAGTTTTTGTTTGTCTTGGATGTCCCAAACAAGAAATTTGGATGAGGCAACACCAAGGAAAAATTAAGGCGGTCATGGTTGGTGTTGGTGCGGTTTTTTCCATGTATGCAGGTTTAAATCCACGAGCCCCCTATTTGCTTCAAAAAGCAGGGCTAGAATGGCTGTATCGCTTGCTTCAAGAACCTCAAAGGCTTTGGTATCGCTACGGTAAAACCATTCCTCCTTTTTTATACTTGGCAATCAAACAATTGCTAATTCCTTGTCAAGATAATCTTGAACAAGTTTGTCGAAGTTTTGTCGATGGCAATATGGTAGTAGATGTAGTAGATATTAGTGATTTGAATAGTTCGCCAATTTTACTTGGTGAAATTTTGGTAAGACAGAGTTTGTTGACTCAAGAAATATTAGAAAAAGCTTTATTAGAGCAAACTCAAACCCCCTCTTTAAAACTTGGCGAAATTTTGGTTAAAAAAGACTTAATTTCTGTCACTCAACTTCGGTACTATCTCAAAAATCAAAGAATCAAGCTGGGAGAAATTTTGGTCGAACAAAAAGTAATTACTTTAGCAAAAATCAATGCAATTGTTAGGCTTCAAAAACAAAAAAACAAAAAACTTGGCGAAATTCTAGTCGAGCTAAACATAGTGTCTAAAAAGCAAATAAAAATGGCTCTTATGGAACAATACTGGCGACGCAAAGGTTTATGGCTTATGTAA